GCGTCTTCTGTTTGTATGTTGTGcgtcttcatcagcttccctatgcagtcagtggttctcttgatgtatgcatgataagaacacttttcttctgggtgggtctttgtcttgactctcgtggcttgttcttggccttgcagctcttctgatgtctcctctcagccttctcttctgcaggctaaacatgcccagctctttaaactgctcctcatagggcttgttctccagacccttgatccttttagtcaccgtcctctggacacattccagcttagaatcTATgcctcccttcaattgcggtgcccagaattggacacagtgcgaTTCCAgttgtggcctgaccaaggcagaactgaggagtagcatgacttccctggatctaggcactaaaTTCTCATTGACGCAGGCTTTGCTTTGCGTTGCtttctatgcccctgttcagaggatttcgccttactttctgtccctgtgagaattggattttggaaaaattgtcttgttgtggaaacaaggattgggcataaagcttcagtggagaccccttttcatatttatatcattattgtattttgatgttttgtattttgttactgttttgtacctgattttgctgtaagccaccccgaatccccttcgggggagatggaggcaggatattattattattattattattattttccccatgataatttttCCAGCAGTGGATTTCCATTCCTTTTgggagatagatttctctcacttcctgttgtctcagtactgttcttaactataagtcatttgtaactcagggacactGCCTGTATAGAAAGATAGATTGATTGGTTGATATGAAATGTTCTATAGTATGTGATTCCTTATCTTTCTGGCTGACATTTATGATCTGCTGCAGCactctctctctcgttctcttTTTGCAGTTGGAGTTTGCCGTCCAGATGACTTGCCAGAATTGTGTGGAGGCTGTTCAGAAGACTCTGAAAGGAGTGCCGGGTGAGATAAAGAGCAGGAGCAATTCCAGGAATATGTGGTgcacaacctttggtcctctgggggtgttttggacttcagctcccagaatttctgcacTTTCGAGAAGCTAGCCAGGGCTTATGGGAGATGGAGTCCCAAATACTTGGGAGTACCACAGGTCTCTATCATAACCCCAATGATTAATACTACATTGTAcatttggagcccccagtggtgcagtactaaagcgctgagctgctgaacttgcagactgaaaggtcgaggttcgaatccggggagcaaagtgagcacccactgttagccccagcttctgccaacctagcagttcgaaaacatgcagatgtgagtagatcaataggtaccactccggcgggacattaacagcgctccatacagtcatgttggccacatgaccttggaggtgtctttggacagcgccagctcttcggcttagaaatggagttgagcgccaacccccagtgtcggacacgactggacttaatgtcaggggaaaagctttacctttactgtacATTTTGCTCCAGGCCTCCAGCTTTTGGATGTGCAGCTGGATTCCCAGACGGTGCTGGTGGAGACCAGCCTGGGCACCGAAGAGGTCCAGAACCTTTTGGAGAAGACCGGGCGCAAAGCCGTGCTGAAAGGGATGGGAAGCACCGTGCCAGGTAAGTCCCAGCCCAGGACCCATTTTCCTCCTGGTTCATACTTCCCGCTATTTACACAGCAAGCTTTAAactagctttttaaaatatatattattaatttaaCAATAAACAGATCTATGAGTACACAGTAAACAACCCATACATTATcaatataaatatatcatatgCGGTTGCGCAGTGTGTAaaataaagcgctgagctgttaaacttgcagaccaaaaggtcgcaggttcgaatccagccgCAGGTTCTACCagcgtagcagttcaaaaacatgcaaatgtgagtagatcaataggtactgctccagcaggaaggtaatggcgctccatgcagtcatgccagtggtcacatgaccttggaggtgtctacagacaacgctggctcttcagcttagaaatcgacatgagcaccaacccccagagttggacacgtctagacttaatgtcaggggaaagcctttacctaacCCTAAAGTCCTCATTATCATTGTTATCATTAACAacagtgttgtgtgatttctgggctgtatagccgtgatctattttatttatttattttatttatttatttacatcacttttaccccgcctttctctccgaggagattcaaagcggcttacagtaaatggcaaaaattcaatgcctaaaaacaatgtaaaaacaacaattcatataaaacaatctacaaaacaacagttcatataaaacagataccattacaaaataaaatcacattatataaaattttaagaatgtccaagattaaaatccatctaGCAGCAGTTCAAATGAGGACCTTTCCAGGTCTCATCCTAAAAGGCTCTAAGCTTACTCCCACTCAGCTCTCCTCTTTTCTGCCAATTGGAATCAAAACAAATAGGCCATGAACCTCATTTCCTATGTACGGGAACCCctgcataaaaatattttaataaggaAAATAAAGAAGTGTCAAATCACAGGAGATTCAGATTCATGTACTATGCGTTTTCTTCTTAACACCATTAGGCAGTGCGGCTGTGGCCATGGTGTCCGGCCCTGGCTTGATCCAGGGGGTGGTGAGGTTCTTGCAAGTCTCCCCTGAGAAATGCCTGGTGGATGGGACCGTTGATGGGTTGGAGCCGGGGTTGCACGGCTTGCACGTCCACGAGTTTGGAGACATCAGTGGCGGCTGCAACAGGTAAAGAGATGCAAGCGGGGAATGTTCTGGAGTCCCTTCGGGTTTTGCGAATTACGCCCCATTCAGGGACTTGTCTTCTATGGGATGTCCAATTTCCGCTTTGTTTCCTCGCAGCTGTGGGGACCATTTCAACCCTGATGGGGAATGCCACGGAGGACCGCAGGATGAACACCGGGTCAGTTGTGCACATTAAATGCAGACCACACTTTGCCCACTTAGAGCCTTAAATTACTTGAATGACATTAATGAGATGTAACAGCAAGGCTCTCTCTTTGCAGCATACTGGGGATCTGGGCAATATTGTGGCTGCGGCGGATGGAAGAGCTTCCTTCCGGATTGAAGACGGCCGACTGAAGGTACAACGCTAGCCcagtggaagcttttaaacagaggctggatggccatctgttgggagggctttgattgtgcttttcctgcatgaaggcagaacggggttgcactggatggcctttggggatcccagctctcattattctatgattctatgacatttagcagggccccctggtggcacag
The Anolis carolinensis isolate JA03-04 unplaced genomic scaffold, rAnoCar3.1.pri scaffold_14, whole genome shotgun sequence genome window above contains:
- the LOC100563835 gene encoding copper chaperone for superoxide dismutase isoform X1: MAGAPGGEGGVACKLEFAVQMTCQNCVEAVQKTLKGVPGLQLLDVQLDSQTVLVETSLGTEEVQNLLEKTGRKAVLKGMGSTVPGSAAVAMVSGPGLIQGVVRFLQVSPEKCLVDGTVDGLEPGLHGLHVHEFGDISGGCNSCGDHFNPDGECHGGPQDEHRHTGDLGNIVAAADGRASFRIEDGRLKVQDIIGRSLVIDAGEDDLGRGCHPLSKVTGNSGDRVACGIIARSSGLFQNPKKICTCDGVTLWEERERPMARLGKKTGNPLAPHL
- the LOC100563835 gene encoding copper chaperone for superoxide dismutase isoform X2, giving the protein MTCQNCVEAVQKTLKGVPGLQLLDVQLDSQTVLVETSLGTEEVQNLLEKTGRKAVLKGMGSTVPGSAAVAMVSGPGLIQGVVRFLQVSPEKCLVDGTVDGLEPGLHGLHVHEFGDISGGCNSCGDHFNPDGECHGGPQDEHRHTGDLGNIVAAADGRASFRIEDGRLKVQDIIGRSLVIDAGEDDLGRGCHPLSKVTGNSGDRVACGIIARSSGLFQNPKKICTCDGVTLWEERERPMARLGKKTGNPLAPHL